The genomic interval GGAGCTGCTCCTAAGGGCGGCCAGCTGCCGGCATCCCTCGCCCGCGACCTGGCCGACCACGCCGGCGCCGCACGCGTCGCGTACGACGCGCTCGGTGAGTTCCTCACCGGCGAGCTCGCCCCGGTGGCAGGGGAGGAGGATGCCGTCGGTCGTGACCTGTACGCGCTGAACTCCCGCCGCTTCCTCGGCGCCACCATCGACCTCGACGAGACCTACGAGTGGGGGCGCGAGGAGCTCGCGCGGATGATCGCCGAGCAGGAATCGATCGCCCGCGAGATCCTGCCAGGTGCCACCGTGGAGGAGGCCGTGGCGCACCTCGAGGCCGATCCGGCCCGCAAACTGCAGGGCACCGACGCGCTGCAGAAGTGGATGCAGGAGACCAGCGACCGTGCGATCGCCGAGCTGGGTGCGTCGCACTTCGACATCCCCGAGCAGATCCGCGAGCTCGAGTGCATGATCGCGCCCACGCAGGAAGGCGGCATCTACTACACCGGTCCGACCGACGACTTCTCCCGCCCGGGCCGGATGTGGTGGTCTGTGCCCGCGGGTGTCACCGAGTTCGACACCTGGCGCGAGCTGACCACTGTCTACCACGAGGGCGTTCCCGGCCACCACCTGCAGATCGCGCAGGCGACGTACAACCGCGCCGAGCTGAACACCTGGCGACGTGTGCTCGCCGGCACCTCCGGTCACGCCGAAGGCTGGGCGCTGTACGCCGAGCGGCTGATGCAGCAGCTCGGGTACCTCGATGACCCGGCCGACCGGCTCGGCATGCTCGACGGCCAGCGCATGCGCGCGCTGCGCGTGGTGCTCGACATCGGCGTGCACCTGAAGAAGCCGCGGCTCGACGGCCAGGGCGTGTGGGACCACGACTACGCCCTCGACCAGATGCGCCACAACGTCAACATGCCGGACGAGTTCCGTCAGTTCGAGGTCAACCGCTACCTGGGCTGGCCGGGGCAGGCGCCGTCGTACAAGGTCGGCCAGCGCATCTGGGAGCAGGTGCGTGACACCGTGCGCGAGCAGCAGGGTGACGCGTTCAACTTCAAGGACTTCCACAAGCAGGCGCTCGACATCGGCGGCGTCGGCCTCGACACGTTGCGCAGCAGCTTCGTGAGTTGAACATGTCGATCCAATTCGGACTCGACACCTTCGGCGATGTCACCCGCGGCCAGGACGGCGAGCTGCTCAGTCAGGCGCAGACGATCCGCAACGTGGTGGCGCAGGCCGAGCTGGCAGAGAGCATCGGCATCGACTTCTTCGGAGTCGGTGAGCACCATCGTCCTGATTTCGCGATCTCCGCTCCTGAGATGGTGCTCGCCGCCATCGCCGCGCGCACCGACAGCATCCGACTCGGCACAGCGGTGACGGTGCTGTCCTCGGATGACCCTGTGCGGGTGTACGAGCGCTTCGCGACGCTGGACGCTGTCTCGAGCGGTCGCGCCGAGATCGTCGTGGGACGCGGATCATTCGTCGAGTCGTTCGCCCTGTTCGGTCACGATCTGCGCGACTATGAGGCGCTGTTCGAAGAGAAGCTGGAGCTGCTCGTCGAGCTCGTGAAGGAGCAGCCGGTCACCTGGTCGGGCACGATGCGTCCCGCTCTGGACGGCGCTGATGTGTTCCCCAAGACCGAGAACGGCATGCCGATCTGGGTCGGCGTCGGCGGCAGCCCCGAGTCGGTGATGCGCGTCGCACGCCACGGCGTCGGCCTGATGCTCGCGATCATCGGCGGATCAGCCGGGCGCTTCGCACCGTTCGTCGAGCTGTATCACCGGTCGGTGGCCAGTTACGGCACGCAGGCGCACCCGATCGTCGTGCACTCACCAGGACATGTCGGCGAGACCGATGATGACGCCTGGGACGAGGCGTACCCCGGGTTCGAGGCGATGCACGAGACGATCGGGCGGGAACGAGGATGGCCGGCGTACAGTCGCGCGCGCTTCCAGAATGAGGTCGGCCCCGCCGGCGCGGTCTACAGTGGCTCGCCCGAGCGGGTGGCGGCCAAGATCGCCGACACGATCCGCACGCTCGGCGTCGGTCGTTTCGATCTGAAGTACGCCAACGGCACGCTCTCGCACGAGGCGATGATGCGCAGCATCGAGCTGTACGGCACCGAGGTCATCCCACGCGTGAAACGATTGCTGGCCGACGACTGAACCTGACCCGCGGGCGTCCGAGGCCGCCGGCGGGAATAGGCTGGAGTGATGGCAGCAGTGCGTTTTGTGGCGATCGGCGACTCCTTCACCGAGGGGGTGGGGGATGAGCTCCCCGACGGCACGGTGCGCGGCTGGGCCGATCTGACGGCGCAGGGATGGGCGGATGCCACCGGCGAGCCGATCCAGTACTCGAACCTCGCGATCCGCGGGCGCCTGGTGTGGCCGATCGTCGACGAGCAGCTCGATCGCGCCCTGACCCTGCAGCCCACCCATCTCTCTTTCAACGGCGGAGGCAACGACATCCTGCGGCCCGGCGTCGACATCGAGCACATCGCCGATGCATTCACCCGCGTGCTGCGCCGGTGCGACGAAGAGGGTGTGCAGCTCATCCTGCTCTCGGGGGCGAACCCCAGCCCGCAGCTGCCGATGGGCGACGTGTTCCAGAAGCGCGGCGATCTGCTGGCTGCGGCCGTCGAGCGTCGGATCGAGAACTGCCCCGACGTGATCCGCGCGTGGAACTGGCCGGACGCCGAACTGTCGCAGCCGCGGTACTGGTCACAGGACCGTCTGCATATGAATGCGAACGGGCATCACCGAGTGGCCGCGCGCGTGCTGAATGCGCTGGGTCTTGAACCGCGCGAGGACTGGTGGGCGCCAACCACCGCGCTGCCGACCGGAGCGTCCGGGTTCGCCTACTACAGGGAGTTCGTCGGTCCGTGGATCAAGCGGCGCGTCACACGCACGTCGTCCGGCGACGGGCGCGCGGCGAAGTACGCCGATTGGGTAGAGCGGATGCCGCAGTGAGTCGCTTCAGCGGGCGGCGCCTGCCGCGTCGGTTCCTGCAGCTCGCGGTCGGCCTGTTCCTCTACGGAATCGGCATCGCATTCATCATCCGCGGGGCGATCGGCGCCGCGCCCTGGGATGTGCTGGCACAGGGGATCGCTCGGCATGTGCCCCTTTCCTTCGGCACAGTCACGATCCTGGTCAGCGTCATCGTGCTGCTGCTGTGGATCCCCATCAAGCAGAAGCCGGGCATCGGCGCGATCCTGAACGCCCTGGCGGTCGGGCCTGCGGCCGACCTCGGCCTGCGGATCCTTCCCGAACCCGATGCGCTGTGGCTGCAGGTGCTGTTCTTCGCGATCGGCCTCACAGTGCTCGCCGCGGCGACAGGACTGTACATCGGCGCGCATTTCGGTCCGGGCCCGCGTGACGGACTCATGACTGGTCTGCACCAGCAGCTGGGCTGGCCGATCTGGGTGGTGCGCACCGGCCTGGAGGTGACCGTGGTGATCATCGGCTGGGCGCTCGGCGGCAACGTCGGCGTCGGCACGGTGGCATTCGCGCTGCTGGTCGGACCGATGTGCCAGTTCTTCATGCGCGTGTTCGCCGTGCGGCTCGCCGGGGGCGAGGATCCG from Microbacterium sp. H1-D42 carries:
- a CDS encoding DUF885 domain-containing protein, with the translated sequence MTAEPRTPSAIDQVAEDWVDTLVELSPVLATYIGRNEANARLDDVSPAGHDRAVAAARDALAKLDALEPVDKIDEVTKTDLSAELRLQSELHDAQWHLRDLNVIASAPQDFRQAFDLMPTDTVEDWSVVSERLSAVPGALKGYIETLREGIRHGVVPARRQVREVATQIARYSADEGFFADFVAGAAPKGGQLPASLARDLADHAGAARVAYDALGEFLTGELAPVAGEEDAVGRDLYALNSRRFLGATIDLDETYEWGREELARMIAEQESIAREILPGATVEEAVAHLEADPARKLQGTDALQKWMQETSDRAIAELGASHFDIPEQIRELECMIAPTQEGGIYYTGPTDDFSRPGRMWWSVPAGVTEFDTWRELTTVYHEGVPGHHLQIAQATYNRAELNTWRRVLAGTSGHAEGWALYAERLMQQLGYLDDPADRLGMLDGQRMRALRVVLDIGVHLKKPRLDGQGVWDHDYALDQMRHNVNMPDEFRQFEVNRYLGWPGQAPSYKVGQRIWEQVRDTVREQQGDAFNFKDFHKQALDIGGVGLDTLRSSFVS
- a CDS encoding Atu2307/SP_0267 family LLM class monooxygenase, translated to MSIQFGLDTFGDVTRGQDGELLSQAQTIRNVVAQAELAESIGIDFFGVGEHHRPDFAISAPEMVLAAIAARTDSIRLGTAVTVLSSDDPVRVYERFATLDAVSSGRAEIVVGRGSFVESFALFGHDLRDYEALFEEKLELLVELVKEQPVTWSGTMRPALDGADVFPKTENGMPIWVGVGGSPESVMRVARHGVGLMLAIIGGSAGRFAPFVELYHRSVASYGTQAHPIVVHSPGHVGETDDDAWDEAYPGFEAMHETIGRERGWPAYSRARFQNEVGPAGAVYSGSPERVAAKIADTIRTLGVGRFDLKYANGTLSHEAMMRSIELYGTEVIPRVKRLLADD
- a CDS encoding SGNH/GDSL hydrolase family protein: MAAVRFVAIGDSFTEGVGDELPDGTVRGWADLTAQGWADATGEPIQYSNLAIRGRLVWPIVDEQLDRALTLQPTHLSFNGGGNDILRPGVDIEHIADAFTRVLRRCDEEGVQLILLSGANPSPQLPMGDVFQKRGDLLAAAVERRIENCPDVIRAWNWPDAELSQPRYWSQDRLHMNANGHHRVAARVLNALGLEPREDWWAPTTALPTGASGFAYYREFVGPWIKRRVTRTSSGDGRAAKYADWVERMPQ